The following proteins are co-located in the Lentibacillus sp. JNUCC-1 genome:
- a CDS encoding lyase family protein, with the protein MVNTGRWVQEFLRFATHEVGLITVADPYVQISSIMPQKRNPVSIEHSRALASSSAGSAQTVIQMLHNAPYGDIVDTEDDLQPTLYKSFHDASRVMKLMHAVIRTLTFNKEHAENEAKKNLIVITEFADVLTRDHDLSFRKAHTIAAKVAQESVQTGKELYDWDVADINNMIDGTSLTEKEWNDIIDPNVFVERRSVRGGTNKEEVERMIEVRKASVEEQNDELQGIEDELEEALVQLKAASVNH; encoded by the coding sequence ATGGTTAACACAGGCAGATGGGTACAAGAATTCCTGCGCTTTGCCACCCATGAAGTAGGACTCATAACGGTGGCCGATCCATATGTGCAGATTTCCAGCATCATGCCGCAAAAAAGAAATCCCGTATCCATCGAACATTCCCGTGCATTAGCCAGCAGCTCAGCGGGATCAGCACAAACAGTTATTCAAATGCTTCACAATGCGCCATATGGTGATATCGTCGATACGGAAGATGATCTCCAGCCTACCTTGTACAAAAGTTTCCATGATGCTTCAAGAGTGATGAAGCTTATGCATGCGGTGATCCGTACTTTAACATTCAATAAAGAACATGCGGAGAATGAGGCGAAAAAAAATCTGATCGTTATTACAGAATTTGCGGATGTGCTGACGAGAGACCATGACCTATCTTTTCGAAAGGCACATACCATAGCCGCTAAAGTTGCGCAGGAGTCCGTTCAGACGGGCAAAGAACTATACGACTGGGATGTTGCGGATATTAATAACATGATTGACGGTACTTCATTAACGGAAAAAGAGTGGAACGATATCATTGATCCAAACGTCTTTGTTGAAAGGCGCTCGGTGAGAGGTGGCACAAATAAGGAAGAAGTCGAGCGGATGATCGAGGTGAGGAAAGCTTCGGTGGAAGAGCAGAATGATGAGTTGCAAGGGATTGAAGATGAGCTTGAGGAAGCGCTTGTGCAGTTGAAGGCAGCATCTGTTAACCATTAA
- a CDS encoding sulfatase-like hydrolase/transferase, producing the protein MAAEKQPNIIFIMSDDHAAHAMSCYDSQINKTPNLDRIAEDGMRFDQCFCTNSICAPSRAAILTGQYNHLNGVRTLGDTFDGRQETMPKILQRNGYETAIIGKWHLGHGVSMIQQGLIIGTFFPGKGLP; encoded by the coding sequence ATGGCTGCTGAGAAACAACCGAATATTATTTTTATTATGAGTGATGATCATGCTGCCCATGCAATGAGCTGCTATGACAGTCAAATTAATAAGACACCTAACTTAGACAGGATTGCTGAAGACGGGATGAGGTTTGACCAGTGTTTTTGTACCAATTCCATTTGTGCTCCCAGCAGGGCAGCCATTTTAACAGGACAATATAATCATTTAAATGGTGTTCGAACGCTTGGGGATACATTTGATGGCAGACAAGAAACGATGCCCAAGATCCTACAGCGGAATGGATATGAAACAGCCATTATTGGCAAATGGCATCTGGGTCATGGGGTGTCAATGATCCAACAGGGTTTGATTATTGGAACGTTCTTCCCGGGCAAGGGATTACCATAA
- a CDS encoding carbohydrate ABC transporter permease: MAKSSKKGQMTLKRRRTLIAYGFLLVPILFYLGVRIVPAVQALSMSFTYEGSSVFTLDHYKELMKDKVFWISVRNTIYYVLLIVPLQMAFGLLIALAIERVDRFKWFYRIVFFLPYMTSIVAVSWVWRLIYEPNTGILNQILDALNIPGQGWLTHPDTALISVSVVIIWQMMGFCMLIFTAGLQVIPRQYYEAAEIDGAGRWKKFWMITFPLLNPTIVFLAIIGVIQTLQTFTQIANLTGGATGGGLGGPLNSTASVVVYMYNQGFRDYNLHFAAASTVFLFILILIVTLIQFRVLNKSYKF; encoded by the coding sequence ATGGCTAAAAGCTCGAAAAAAGGGCAAATGACCTTGAAAAGAAGACGCACGCTTATTGCTTATGGTTTTTTACTGGTACCCATATTGTTTTATTTAGGGGTCAGAATTGTACCAGCTGTTCAGGCCTTATCAATGTCATTTACATATGAGGGGTCATCGGTCTTTACGCTAGACCATTATAAAGAACTGATGAAGGACAAAGTATTTTGGATTTCAGTTCGAAACACCATTTATTATGTGTTGTTGATTGTACCTTTACAGATGGCATTTGGGTTATTAATTGCATTGGCGATTGAACGCGTGGATCGTTTTAAATGGTTTTACAGGATTGTTTTCTTTTTGCCCTATATGACTTCTATTGTCGCAGTCAGCTGGGTTTGGCGTTTGATCTATGAACCTAACACAGGAATATTGAATCAAATTCTTGACGCCTTGAACATTCCTGGACAAGGCTGGCTCACGCATCCTGATACGGCTTTAATATCAGTCAGCGTCGTAATTATTTGGCAAATGATGGGCTTCTGTATGCTGATTTTCACCGCCGGACTTCAGGTGATTCCAAGACAATATTATGAGGCTGCTGAAATTGATGGCGCGGGAAGGTGGAAGAAGTTCTGGATGATCACTTTTCCACTGTTAAATCCGACTATTGTCTTTCTGGCGATCATTGGTGTTATTCAAACACTGCAGACATTTACTCAGATTGCCAACTTGACAGGCGGTGCGACAGGCGGGGGACTGGGAGGTCCATTGAACAGTACAGCAAGTGTTGTTGTCTATATGTACAACCAAGGTTTCCGAGATTATAACTTGCACTTTGCTGCCGCCAGTACAGTATTCTTGTTTATTCTTATTTTAATCGTCACACTCATTCAATTCAGAGTGCTTAATAAAAGCTACAAGTTCTAG
- a CDS encoding lyase family protein, translating into MYRYVLREHILSLVKDVDLLSDALLEQAEAHTGSVMAAHTHTQPAQPTTFGHYLLAIFDNLQRDRERLMRAYHTVNHSPLGAVAITTTGFPISRERLAELLGFEGLMENSYDAIGTGTI; encoded by the coding sequence ATGTACCGTTATGTGTTAAGAGAACATATCCTTTCACTTGTTAAGGATGTGGACCTGTTAAGTGATGCCCTACTTGAGCAGGCAGAAGCGCATACCGGCTCAGTGATGGCTGCTCATACCCACACACAGCCTGCCCAACCGACTACATTCGGTCATTATTTGCTGGCAATCTTTGATAATTTACAACGTGACCGTGAAAGGCTTATGCGTGCCTATCATACGGTGAATCATTCGCCGCTAGGTGCTGTAGCTATTACGACCACAGGGTTTCCTATCAGCCGGGAGCGTTTGGCAGAGCTGTTGGGTTTTGAAGGGTTGATGGAGAATTCTTATGATGCAATTGGCACCGGGACTATCTGA
- a CDS encoding extracellular solute-binding protein — protein MKKIKWLLVGILAGMLFIAGCGGDDETKGDPDKTTITYWQYTYPSKVEEIDKIIKDFEEENPDIEVIAQDYPHDQYQQKIFAAMKADKGPDIMNIYYGWVPEYVDREYIQPIRDEFMTDEEISDYYVDMVEPNKTDDTYYTLPIAVRSLALFWNKDMFEEAGLDKDTPPETWDEVIDYAKKMTVLDDNGRYEQEGYGWNVGGQGLHMFQQVMLRQFGVEPYSDDGKEVLWNSEPEGYDAFEYWVNMSKEHKIGDQNFANSYSEAFISGKAGMIIDGSFRIGDVQSSTDFDWGVTTLPVLEKGGLESNYASYWTNAIATGVEGKKLEASEKFLEYLIQEDVQREWMKNVGELPAAQALAEDEEIKEDPVYGPFVKGLEHAHATFFVRAEKEREIMMNKVDQILLNDADIDKTFDELVEEIQTVRDEYFEEH, from the coding sequence ATGAAAAAGATCAAATGGTTATTGGTAGGGATTTTGGCAGGCATGCTATTTATTGCCGGGTGTGGTGGAGATGATGAAACGAAAGGTGATCCTGATAAGACAACGATCACATATTGGCAGTATACTTATCCGTCAAAAGTTGAAGAGATTGATAAGATCATTAAGGATTTTGAAGAAGAGAATCCTGACATTGAAGTGATTGCACAGGATTATCCGCACGACCAATATCAGCAAAAGATCTTTGCGGCGATGAAGGCTGATAAAGGGCCTGACATTATGAACATTTATTATGGGTGGGTCCCTGAGTATGTAGATCGGGAATACATTCAGCCGATACGTGATGAATTCATGACTGATGAAGAGATCAGTGATTACTATGTAGATATGGTTGAACCGAACAAAACTGATGACACGTATTATACATTGCCTATAGCTGTACGTTCATTGGCATTATTTTGGAACAAAGACATGTTTGAAGAGGCTGGTCTGGACAAAGATACCCCGCCTGAAACATGGGATGAGGTCATTGACTATGCGAAAAAAATGACGGTATTAGATGACAATGGCAGATATGAACAAGAAGGCTATGGCTGGAACGTAGGCGGCCAGGGCTTGCACATGTTCCAACAGGTTATGCTGCGTCAGTTTGGTGTTGAGCCATATAGTGATGATGGTAAAGAAGTCCTGTGGAACTCTGAGCCTGAGGGGTATGACGCATTTGAATATTGGGTGAATATGAGCAAGGAACATAAGATAGGGGATCAAAACTTCGCTAATAGTTACAGTGAGGCGTTTATATCCGGAAAAGCAGGTATGATCATTGATGGTTCCTTCAGAATCGGGGATGTTCAAAGCAGTACCGATTTCGACTGGGGTGTTACAACGCTTCCTGTACTTGAAAAAGGCGGTCTTGAATCCAACTATGCATCTTATTGGACGAACGCGATTGCGACAGGTGTAGAAGGCAAGAAATTGGAAGCGAGTGAGAAGTTTCTTGAGTACCTGATTCAAGAGGATGTTCAAAGAGAATGGATGAAAAATGTCGGTGAGTTGCCAGCAGCTCAAGCACTTGCAGAAGATGAAGAGATTAAAGAAGATCCAGTTTATGGGCCGTTTGTAAAAGGTCTTGAGCATGCACATGCGACTTTCTTTGTCAGAGCTGAAAAAGAGCGGGAAATCATGATGAACAAAGTCGATCAAATTCTTTTAAACGACGCAGATATTGACAAGACATTTGACGAGCTTGTAGAAGAAATTCAAACAGTGCGGGATGAATACTTTGAAGAACATTAA
- a CDS encoding carbohydrate ABC transporter permease, producing the protein MKEKFGMGKFIIHLILLSGIIIVAFPFLWMIMSSLKSLTDFYNFSFLPESIDLSGYIYTFTETGFLRWYFNSFVVAVVVTVSNIIFCSLIGYTIAKFRFFGAKAIFLLILSTMMIPTEMLVIPWYVLSSDLHWIDSYWGLMFPGMMEAFGIFLMRQFMSDVPDDILDAARIDGMGEFKIWWRVAMPQVKPAISALAIITFLGNWNAYLWPVIVTSTAKMRTLPVGISLYGTSDAGGIQWNTIMAMSTLTVIPMIIVFLIFQRQIVEGIALTGTKG; encoded by the coding sequence ATGAAGGAAAAATTCGGCATGGGGAAGTTCATTATTCATCTCATACTGCTGAGCGGAATTATTATTGTAGCTTTTCCGTTCCTATGGATGATTATGTCTTCACTTAAAAGTTTGACCGACTTCTACAACTTTTCATTTTTACCTGAATCTATTGATCTGTCCGGGTATATTTATACCTTTACGGAAACCGGTTTTTTAAGATGGTACTTTAATAGTTTCGTTGTTGCAGTAGTCGTTACGGTGAGTAATATCATTTTCTGTTCTTTGATTGGATATACCATTGCGAAGTTCAGGTTTTTCGGTGCCAAGGCTATATTCTTGCTCATATTGAGTACGATGATGATTCCTACAGAAATGCTTGTTATTCCTTGGTATGTACTCAGTAGTGATTTGCATTGGATCGATTCTTATTGGGGACTGATGTTTCCAGGCATGATGGAGGCATTTGGCATCTTTTTGATGAGACAGTTTATGAGTGATGTGCCTGATGACATATTGGATGCAGCTCGTATTGATGGGATGGGTGAATTCAAAATATGGTGGCGTGTCGCGATGCCTCAGGTTAAACCGGCAATATCAGCACTGGCCATCATCACTTTCTTAGGAAACTGGAACGCTTACCTGTGGCCGGTTATTGTAACATCTACCGCCAAAATGAGGACATTGCCAGTTGGGATCTCACTGTATGGCACATCAGATGCCGGGGGGATTCAATGGAATACGATCATGGCGATGAGTACGTTAACGGTTATTCCAATGATTATTGTATTCCTGATTTTCCAGCGGCAAATTGTAGAAGGTATCGCATTAACTGGAACAAAAGGCTAA
- a CDS encoding sulfatase/phosphatase domain-containing protein, with protein MVIYTSDQGFFLGDHGWYDKRFMYEESLRMPFIIKYPRKIQKASVTDAMALNVDFAPTLLEFAGIPVPDFMQGDSLVPILEGTTPENWRTSMYYRYWEHMSKPHKVCAHYGVRTDRYKLVYYYNEALGMARAVDIPMEPEWELFDLEKDPMEMTNRYSDPEYASVVSDLKDELQRLKSDLKDDE; from the coding sequence ATTGTCATTTACACGTCGGATCAAGGGTTTTTCCTTGGGGACCATGGCTGGTATGACAAAAGGTTTATGTATGAAGAATCCTTACGTATGCCTTTTATCATAAAATACCCAAGAAAGATTCAAAAAGCGTCTGTTACAGATGCGATGGCATTGAATGTGGATTTTGCTCCGACATTGTTGGAGTTTGCTGGTATTCCGGTCCCTGATTTTATGCAAGGAGATAGTCTTGTGCCAATCCTGGAGGGGACAACACCAGAAAACTGGCGAACATCTATGTACTATCGATATTGGGAACATATGAGCAAGCCTCATAAAGTCTGTGCGCATTATGGTGTGCGAACAGACAGATATAAACTGGTGTATTACTATAATGAGGCACTTGGAATGGCAAGAGCTGTGGATATTCCAATGGAACCTGAATGGGAATTATTTGATTTGGAGAAAGATCCGATGGAAATGACTAATCGATATAGTGATCCTGAATATGCTTCTGTTGTGTCCGATTTAAAAGACGAATTACAAAGGTTGAAATCAGATCTCAAAGATGATGAATAA